The genomic interval GCTGTGGTGGATTTAACGGTAGAACAGAACTATCATGAATTGGCCAAAATTGCTAAAGATTGCGCGGCTGGAGCGGTGTTGATCTCGGCGATCGCCTCTATTATAGTAGGAATCATTCTGCTGTTGCCTAAGCTGGTTATCCTGTTCTCCTAACGGCTCCCATGATCATTGTTATTGATAACTACGATAGTTTTACTTACAATTTAGTTCAGTATTTGGCAGAATTAGGACAAGAGTTCCCCCAAGCCAAAGACATTCAGGTGTATCGAAACGATCGCATCTCCTGGGAAGAAATTCAAGAGCTTAAACCGGATGGAATCGTGATCTCTCCTGGACCGGGACGACCGGAAGATTCCGGAGTCTCCCTAGAGGCGATCGCGAAGTTAGGCCCAAACTTACCCATTCTGGGGGTTTGTCTGGGCCACCAAGGTATTGGTCAAGTGTTTGGTGGTAAAATTGTCTCTGCCTCTGTCCTCATGCATGGTAAAACTTCACCCATTCACCATAGCGGTGTGGGCATTTTTGCCGGTCTGGATAATCCTTTAAATGCGACTCGCTATCATAGTTTGGCCATTGACCGCAGCAGTTGTCCAGAAGAGTTGGAAATTACAGCTTGGGTTGAAGATGGGACAATTATGGGGGTTCGCCATCGCCAATATCCCCACATCCAAGGCGTTCAATTCCATCCCGAAAGTATTCTCACCAGCAAAGGCAAAGACCTATTGCGGAACTTTCTGCGATCGCTCCCTTCTTGAGAAGCGGACCCCAACCCTGGATAATAAAAACTGAATCACCCAATAATTGAGCAATGAAACGGCGCAACTTTATCAGCACTACAGGGGCAATGGCGATCGCCACTATCGTCACATCTGCCTATTCTGCAACAGCCCAAACCCCCAGTGGATTAACCATACAGAGCCTTGGTCATACCTGCTTCCTATTTACTGGGGGCGGCCATCAGATTTTAGTCAACCCCTTTCGTCCCCTAGGTTGCACCGCCCAATACCCCGCCCCCAATGTGGAAGCCGATCTAGTATTAATCAGTTCTCAACTGTTGGATGAAGGCTATGTAGAAGACCTTCCTGGCCAACCCAGACTTCTATTTGAACCTGGAGATTATCAACTCAATGGTGGCTTGCAGGTGCGGGGAATGGTAGCCGAGCGGCTAGAGAAACGGCCAGGAAGCCGCTTTCCGAGTAATGTGTCTTGGGTTTGGAAACAAGCCGGAATAAAACTTTTGCATTTAGGGGGGATGGCTTCTCCCATTACCGTAGAGCAGAAAATCCTCATCGGTAGACCGGATGTCGTCTTCATTCCCGTTGGAGGTGGCCCTAAGGCCTATAGCCCCGAAGAGGCACAAGCTGCCCTAGAAATACTGAACGCTAAAATTGTCATTCCTACCCATTACCAGACCCAACAGGCCGATCCTCAAGTCTGTGATTTGGCGAGGGTGGATGAATTTCTGGCCCTGATGAATGGTACTGCTGTGCAAAGAATAGCTGGCGATCGCCTGACCCTTCAAGCCAATGGCCTGCCCAATGAAGGTTCACAAATTAAAGTGCTCTCACTCTAAACTTTTAACCTACAGTTGGGGATGTTATGAGAATTTTTGAGTGTCCCTATTTTAAGGAGTTTGTGGAACTATCGGAGGAAAGAGAGGAGCATATTATCGAACGTCATCCGGGAACTTTGCCAGAATATGAAGAACAA from Roseofilum reptotaenium CS-1145 carries:
- a CDS encoding anthranilate synthase component II, which gives rise to MIIVIDNYDSFTYNLVQYLAELGQEFPQAKDIQVYRNDRISWEEIQELKPDGIVISPGPGRPEDSGVSLEAIAKLGPNLPILGVCLGHQGIGQVFGGKIVSASVLMHGKTSPIHHSGVGIFAGLDNPLNATRYHSLAIDRSSCPEELEITAWVEDGTIMGVRHRQYPHIQGVQFHPESILTSKGKDLLRNFLRSLPS
- a CDS encoding MBL fold metallo-hydrolase, encoding MKRRNFISTTGAMAIATIVTSAYSATAQTPSGLTIQSLGHTCFLFTGGGHQILVNPFRPLGCTAQYPAPNVEADLVLISSQLLDEGYVEDLPGQPRLLFEPGDYQLNGGLQVRGMVAERLEKRPGSRFPSNVSWVWKQAGIKLLHLGGMASPITVEQKILIGRPDVVFIPVGGGPKAYSPEEAQAALEILNAKIVIPTHYQTQQADPQVCDLARVDEFLALMNGTAVQRIAGDRLTLQANGLPNEGSQIKVLSL